In Luteimonas viscosa, the genomic window GCGCCGGGCAGGTCGGCCTTGGTCAGCACCACCACCGGCGCCACGCCCTCGGCCTGCACCAGCAGCAGGTAGCGCTCGATCCTTCGCGGGTTGAAGTCGCCGTCGAGCCCGCACACGATGAGCATGGCGTCGATGTTGGCGGCGATCAGCTGCTGGCCGTAGTGCTCGCCGGCCACGCCGCGCTTGATCGCGCTGCGCCGCGGCAGCAAAGCGACGATGCGCTTGCCCTCCTCCACCAGCACCCAGTCGCCGACCACGGGCCGGTCTTCGGCCGCGATCCGGCCCTTGCGGTAGCCCGAGGGGCGTTGCCACTCCGGCAGCGATTCCACGGGAAACGCGCGGTCGGTTGCGTCCGCAACCACGTAGCCGGAGCGATGCTGCTCGATCACCCGCGCCGGCCGCGCCTGCGGATGCGCCGCCATCGCGTCCGCCCAGGGGCCCGGCCCGGGCGCGCCGACCCACGGCCAGCCGATCGCGCGCAGCGCGTTGGCGGCGGGAATCAAGCGCGGGCGCGGCGGATCGTCATGGCGCGATTCTAGGGCGTGGGCCGCGGATTGGCGTGACAGGTAGGCGCGCCGCGCCGGATTCTTCGCCACCGGAAAAAGCGGACCGCACCGCGACATGCCGGCGGTGCCCGGGGAGCGCTCGCTCCTGAACGCCGCGATACGGTCACCTGCCCGGGTCCTGCGCGCGCGGTCACGGAATGGGCCGCCGCACGCCCGGGACCGCACGACGGCGTATGATCCGCGGTTTCGCGGCCTGCCGCCGCCCACGTGCCGTGCCATGTCCGCCCCGAGCCTGCCCACCCGCGAACGCCTGTCCGAAGTCCGCTACGAGATCCGCGGAGAGCTGGCCCGGCGCGCCCGCGAGCTCGAGACCCAGGGCCGCACCCTGATCAAGCTCAACATCGGCAACCCCGGCGCGTTCGGGTTCCGCGCGCCGGAGCACCTGCAGCGCGCGATCGCCGACCACATCCACCAGACCGATCCCTACACCCACCAGCAGGGCCTGCCGGAGGCGCGCGAGGCGATCGCCGCGCACCACGTCGCGCGCGGCACGCCCTACGCCTCGCCCGAGCGCGTGTTCGTCGGCAATGGCGTCAGCGAGCTGATCGACATCTCGCTGCGCGCCCTGCTCAACCCGGGCGACGAGGTGCTGGTGCCCTCGCCGGACTACCCGCTGTGGTCGGCGGCGACGATCCTCAACGATGGCCGGCCGGTGTTCTACCGCTGCCACGAGGGCAACGGCTTCCTGCCCGATCCGGTGGAGATCGAGGCGCTGGTATCGGCGCGCACCCGCGCGATCGTGCTGATCAATCCGAACAACCCGACCGGCGCGAACTATCCGCGCGAGCTGCTCGAGCGCATCGTCGCGATCGCGGCCCGGCACAACCTGCTGCTGCTGTGCGACGAGATCTACGATGGCGTCCTCTACGACGACCACGCGTTCGTGCCCGTTGCGCCGATCGCGGGAGACGTGCCGTGCCTGTCGTTCGGCGGCCTGTCCAAGGTGCACCGCGCCTGCGGCTGGCGCGTGGGGTGGGCGGTGCTGTCGGGCGATCCGAAGCGCAGCGCCGAGTTCCGCCACGCCATGGACCTGCTCGGCGCGCTGCGGCTGTGCGCGAACGTGCCGGGGCAGTTCGCGATCGAGGCCGCGCTCACCGGCGCCGACACCATCACTCCGCTGTGCCGTACGGGCGGGCGCCTGTACGAATCGCGCCGCGCGGTGATCGACGCCTGCGCGGCCAGCGCGCACCTGAAGCTGGTGGCGCCGGCGGGCGCGCTGTACGCGTTCCCGGGCGTGGTGGGCGATGCCGCGCAGGGGTTCGACGACCACGCCTTCGCGCTGGAGATGCTGGAGGGCGAGGACGTGCTGATCGTGCCGGGCGGAAGTTTCAACGTGCCCTACCGCAACCACTTCCGGGTCACCCTGCTGCCGCAGCCGGACGTGGTGCGCGAAGTGTTCGCGCGCATCGACCGCGTGCTCGAGCGACGCGCGCAGGCCCACGCAAGGGTGGTGCCGCTGAAGAAGAAGGCGCGGCCGGCGGCGTGAGGCTGGTCCGGCTCCCTCTCCCGCTTGCGGGAGAGGGCTGGGGTGAGGGCCCGGCAGCACCGTGTTTCTTCCGGCTCGCCGTGCCTGATTGGGTTGGCGGGCGCGCAAGGACGGCATCGTGCGGCGGACGGCCGGCTTCCGGCCGACGCTACAATCGCGGTCCGTAGCTACTCCCGCCAGACCAGGGTGGGATGCACCCGACCGACCGGCTTCCCGCATGATCGACCAGCCAGTTTCGCCGCAGACCCGGGATGCCGCGCCGCTGCGATATCTCGCATTGGGCGACAGCTACACCATCGGCGAGGGCATCGACGAGGCCGGTCGCTGGCCGGTGCAGCTGGCGCGCGCACTGCGCGACGACGGCATCGCGCTCGCCGACCCGCTCCTCGTCGCCGCCACCGGCTGGACCACCGACGAGCTCGACGCGGCGATCGATGTCGCTGCCCCGTCGGACACGTACGACCTCGTCTCGCTGCTGATCGGGGTGAACAACCAGTACCGCGGTCGCGGCGTCGGGGAATTCCGTGCGCAGTTCGACGCCCTGCTCGCGCGCGCGACCGGGTTCGCCGGGGACCGCGCCGGACGCGTGCTGGTGCTGGCGATCCCGGACTGGGGCGTGACCCCGTTCGCGATCCAGTCGGGCCGCGACCGCGACGCGATCGCGGGCGACCTCGATGCCTTCAATGCGGCCGCGGAGGAGGCCTGCGCGGCCCGCGGCATCGCCTTCGTCGACATCGCCCCGATCAGCCGTGAGCGCGGCGGCGAGGTGGAGATGCTCGCCGACGACGGCCTGCACCCCTCGGCCGCGATGTACGCGCACTGGACGCGGCTGGCGCTGCCGGTCGCGCGTCGGTTACTGTCCGCGCATGGATGACCACGACGTGCGGCCGCTCGACGCCGCCACCGCAAAGGGAATTGCGCGCGCGTTCCTGCCGCAGCGCACGCTCGGCAACCGCCACGACTACTACTACACGCTGGCCAAGCTGCGCACCGATCCGCTTTATCCCGGCGTGCTGGCCGCGTTGCGCGGCAGCCGCGCACCACTGCTCGACCTCGGCTGCGGCCTGGGCCTGCTCGCCCACGCGCTGCGCGGCGACGGCCAGGCGATGCCGTACGTGGGGGTCGACATCGACGCGCCCAAGATCGAGCAGGCGCGACGCATCGCCAGCCGCACGGGACTCGCCGACGTGGCCTTCGACGTGGTCGACCTCGCCGCCGGCTATCCGCCGCACGCGGGCAGCGTGGCGATCCTCGACGTGCTGCAGTTCCTCACCCGCGAGCAGCAGGCGACCCTGCTCGACGCGGCGATCGCGATGCTGGTGCCCGGCGCGACCCTGGTGATGCGCGCCGCGCTCGACGACGGCGGCGCGCGCATCCGCCGCACCCGCGCCGGCGACCGCTTCGCCGCGCTGGTCGGCTGGATGCCCGACCGGCCCAAGCACTACCCGGAGGTCGGGGAGCTGCGCGCGCGGTTCGATGCCGCCGGCCTGTCCGCCGACATCCGTCCGTGGTTCGGCAATACCCCGTTCAACAACTGGCTGGTCGTCGCCCGCCTTCCGTAGGCGCGGATCCGGCTGCATCCCGACGCGGACGCAGGCTCCCGGCGGGATGCACGCTGGCCCGACACCGGCAGGTTGCGCACGGGCGCGATTCCCCCCCTGCCGCGGTTGCGCCTGGAGGCGCTCCTACGGGTCGGGCAGCACGGTCCGGTAGCCGCGCGCATCCAGCCGCTGCAGCAGTTGCGCGATCATCCCAGGGTTGCGTCCGTGCGCCGCGCCCTCGTGCAGCAGCACGATCGCGCCGGGCGCGAGGTCGCGTTCGATCTTGCCGAGCACGCGTTCTACGTCGCCATCGAGCGCATCGAATCCGCGTGCGCTCCAGCCCACGCGTGCAAGGCCCGCCTCGTGCAGCGGCGCCGACACGAACGGGTTGGCATGCCCGACCACGGCGCGGAACCAGCGCGGCGCCGTGCCCGTGATCGTCGCCAGCGCCTGCTGTCCGCCTTCGATCTCGGCGCGCATCCGCCGCGGGCCCAGCGCCCAGAACCGCGCCTGCGGATGGGTCAGGCTGTGGTTGCCGATGCCGTGGCCGCGCGCGACGATCTCGCGCACCAGGCCGGGCCGCGCGGCGGCGCGTTCGCCGACCAAAAAGAACGTGGCCTTCGCGCCGTGCGCATCGAGCAGGTCGAGGATCGCCGCGGTGTCGTCCGAGGGGCCGTCGTCGATGGTCAGCCACACGGATCTGTCGGCCGTCGGCAGCCGCGAGAGCACCGGCCCGTACAGGGCCACGTTGGGTGCCAGCACGCCCCACAGGCAGATTCCGTGCGAGGCGAGCATCAGCGGCAGCCCCAGCGGCCAGCCCCAGCGCCACCACGCCCACGCCACCAGCAACTGCGAGAGCAGCAGCAGGGGCAGCCAGGCATGCGGGTGGCGCGGCGGGCGGTGCGGGACGTCCATGCGCGGATGATGCCACCCCGCGCCGCGCGCAACGCCGTGTTGCGGCCGTCGCCTGCGCGATCGCGTTACCATGGTCGACCCCGCGCCAAGGATTCCGCCATGTCCCTCGACCCCGCCGTGCGTGCCCGCATCGATGCGCTGCTGCAGGCCAATCGCGCCGTGCTGTTCATGAAGGGCGACCCGTCCGCGCCGCAGTGCGGTTTCTCGGCCAAGGCGGTGTCGGCGCTGGAATCGCTGGGCGCGGAGTTCACCCACGTGAACGTGCTGGCCGATCCCGAGATCCGCGAAGGCATCAAGGCCTACGGCGACTGGCCGACGATCCCGCAGCTGTACGTCGATGGCGATCTGGTCGGCGGCAGCGACATCATCGGGCAGATGGTCAACAGCGGCGAGCTGCATACCGCGCTCGGCCTGCCCGCGCCCGACCGCACCCCGCCGTCGATCACGATCACACCGGCCGCGCTGAAGATGCTGCGCCAGGCGATCGACGATGCCGGTGGCGAAGTGGCGCTGCAGGTCGACATCGACCGCGCGTTCCGCACCCGCCTCAACCTCGCCCCGGCCGATGCCGATGCCGTGGCCCTCGACGTCGAGGGCGTGCGCGTGCAGTTCGACCTGGCCGGCGCGCGTCGCGCCGAAGGGATGACCATCGACTTCGCCGACGACATGCGCGGCAAGGGCCTGGTGATCGACAACCCGAATGCGCCCAGGCCGGTGTCCCGCATCTCCCCGGCGGAAGCGGATGCGAAGATCCGCGCCGGCGAACTGCTGCTGGTCGACGTGCGCCCGCCGGAAGAACGCGCGATCGCCTCGGTCCCGGTGCCGTTCCGCACCTTCGACGACGGCCGCGCCGCGATCGAGGCGCTGCCGAAGGACACCGCGATCGCCTTCCTCTGCCACGGCGGCACCCGCAGCGGCCACGCCGCCGAGGAATTCCAGGCGCTGGGCTTCCGCAACGTGCACAACGTCGAGGGCGGAATCGTGGCGTGGTCGCGGACGGTCGACGATTCGATCCCCGAGTACTGATCCGCCGGTATCCGGGGCGGCGTCGGCTGCGGCCGGCGGCCGTGTGAGCGTGCGCTCTGCGTGTGCCTGAAGGCGTACTGCAAGACTGTTCTATTGTGCGGCTTCAGCCGCGATCCTGCGACGCTGCATATCCGGACGGTGGCGGCGCGGCCACCCGCGGCGTGGCGCCCCTGCGGGCGCTTGTGCTGGACATCCCCGCAGAAGCGGCTCCAGCTCGACGCCTGCATTCGAAATGGTCGAGTCCGGTAACGCTCCGGCACCGGCCTCGCGCAGGAACCCGGCGTGTCAGAACCCGCCGCCGGCATCCAGCCAGGCCTGCTCCTGCGGCGTATTGATCCGACCCAGCACGTGGTTGCGATGCGGAAAGCGGCCGAAGCGCTCGATCACCTCCAGGTGCGCGCGCGCGTACTTCGCGTAGCCGGCGTCGCCCAGCGCGTCGAACAGGGCGACCGCGCGGTGCTGGTCGTCGAGCGCCTCGGAATGTTCGAACGGCAGGTAGACGAAAGCGCGCAGTCCGGCATCGACCTGCGCGTCGAGCCCCGCGTCGACCGCACGGCGGGCGTAGTGCAGCGCCAGCGGATCGGTCGCGAACGCGTGCGCGCTGCCGCGGAACACGTTGCGCGGGATCTGGTCGAGCAGGATCAGCAGCGCCAGCGCCCCTTCGCCGCTTTCCATCCAGTCGTCGTGTTCGCGGCGCGCGGCGGCGAAGTGCGCGTCGAGCAAGCGTTCGCGGCACTGTCCGTCGAACGCCGCACCACCGTTGAACCACCTGTCGTAGCCGGCCTCGCGCCAGAAGGCGATGACCTGCGGGATCCCGTTCGCGTTGTCCATGCGGCGATGATAGCGGCGACCGGCCGGAGGCGCGCGACCGCCCGGCGCGGGACCGCGCCGCGGGCGCTTCGGGCACCGGCTTCCGGTCCCGGGTGCGCTTCGCTTGCCCGGGCCACGCGTCGAACCGTAGCCCGGATAAGGCCGAAGGCCGCATCCGGGAACCACGCATCGAGGCCGGCTTCCTGCGTCCCGGGTGCGCTTCGCTTACCCGGGCTACGTGTCGAACCGTAGCCCGGATAAGGCCGAAGGCCGCATCCGGGAACCGCGCATCGAGGCCGGCTTCCGGTCCCGGGTGCGCTTCGCTTACCCGGGCTACGCGTCGAACCGTAGCCCGGATAAGGCCGAAGGCCGCATCCGGGAACCGCGCATCGGGGCCGGCTTCCTGCTCCCCGGGTGCGCTTCGCTTGCCCGGGCTACTCGTCGAAGCGCAGGTGCCGCACGGACTTGCCGTGGCGGCGGATCAGGCGCAGCGCCTCGATCCCGATCTGGATGTGGCGCTCGACGAACTCGGCGCTGACGATCGCGTCCGAGGCCTCGGTCTTGACCCCTTCCGGCACCATCGGCTGGTCGCTCACGAGCAGCAGCGCGCCCGAGGGAATGCGGTTGGCGAAGCCGGCCGCGAAGATCGTCGCGGTCTCCATGTCGATCGCCATGCAGCGCATCGCGCGCAGGCGCTTCTTGAACGCGTCGTCGTGTTCCCAGACCCGGCGGTTGGTGGTGAACACGGTGCCGGTCCAGTAGTCGTGGCCGAGGTCGCGGATCATGGTCGAGACCGCGCGCTGCAGGGCGAACGCCGGCAGCGCCGGCACCTCAGGCAACAGGTAGTCGTTGGAGGTGCCCTCGCCGCGGATCGCCGCGATCGGCAGCACCAGGTCGCCGAGCTGGTTCTTGCGCTTGAGCCCGCCGCACTTGCCCAGGAACAGCACCGCCTTGGGCCCGATCGCCGACAGCAGGTCCATCATGGTGGCCGCGTTCGGGCTGCCCATGCCGAAGTTGATCATGGTGATGCCGTCGGCGGTCGCGCTCGGCATCGGCCGGTCGGTGCCGACGATCTGCGCGCCCGTGAGCCGGCTGAAATGCCCCAGGTAGCCGCCGAAGTTGGTCAGCAGGATGTGTTCGCCGAACTCCTCGAGCGGCACGCCCGTGTAGCGCGGCAGCCAGTTGCCGACGATGTCCTGCTTGTCTTTCATGCGCGCCTCCCTTTTTGCGGCATTCTGTCACGCACCATGACCTTTGGCGGCTTGGCTCGCGCCGCGCGAGCCGCTACCGTCGGACGATTCTCCCGGGGACCCCAGCATGATCCGACCCTTGACCGCCGCGCTGTGCGTGGCCCTGTTCGCCGGCTGCGCCACGACGCCTTCGGGCGACGCGCCATCGCCGGCTGCCGAAGCGCGACCCGGCTCCGGCCAGGAAGCCTACGCCAGCACCTATCGCCCGATCGCGGCCCCGCCGGTGCTGATCACCGGCGCGACCGTGCTCACCGGCGACGGTCGCCGCCTCGAGGGCGCGGACGTGCTGATGCAGGACGGCCGGATCACGGCGGTTGGCAGCGGGCTGACGGCGGGCGCCGATGCGGTACGCGTGGACGGCAACGGCAAGTGGGTGACCCCGGGCCTGATCGACGTGCATTCGCACCTGGGCGTGTATCCCAGCCCCGGCGCCAGCGCGCACAGCGACGGCAACGAGGCCACCGCGCCGGTCACCGCCCAGGTCTGGGCCGAACACTCGGTGTGGCCGCAGGACCCGGGCTTCGGCGCGGCGCTGGCCGGCGGCGTCACCGCGCTGCAGATCCTGCCCGGTTCGGCGAACCTGGTGGGCGGGCGCGGCGTGACCCTGAAGAACGTCGCCGCCACCACCGCGCAGGGCATGAAGTTCCCCGGCGCCCCGCACGGGCTGAAGATGGCCTGCGGCGAGAATCCCAAGCGCGTGTACGGCCAGAAGGGCGGCCCGGCGACGCGCATGGGCAACGTCGCCGGTTACCGCGCGGCCTTCATCGACGCCCAGGACTACGCGCGCAAGCGCGGGAAGGACGCCGCGACCAAGCGCGACCTCAAGCTCGAGACCCTGGCCGGGGCGATGGACGGCGACATCCTCGTCCACATCCACTGCTACCGCGCCGACGAGATGGCGCAGATGCTGGACCTGGCGAAGGAGTTCGACTTCAAGGTCGCCGCCTTCCACCACGGCGTGGAGGCCTACAAGCTCGCCGACCGGCTCGCCGCCGACGGCGTGTGCGGCGCGCTGTGGGCCGACTGGTGGGGCTTCAAGATGGAGGCCTTCGACGGCATCCAGGAGAACATCGCCCTGGTCGACCGCCCCGCGAACGGCTGCGCGATCGTGCATTCGGATTCGGACGAGGGCATCCAGCGGCTCAACCAGGAGGCGGCGAAGGTGATGGCCAATGCGCGCCGCGCGGGCATCGAGATCGCGCCCGAGCGCGCGATCCGCTGGATCACGCAGAATGCGGCGAAGTCGCTGGGCGTGCTCGACCGCACCGGTACGCTCGAGGCCGGCAAGATGGCCGACGTGGTGCTGTGGAACGGCAATCCGTTCTCCGTGTACGCGCATGCCGAGCAGGTGTACGTCGACGGCGCGCGCCTGTACGACCGCGCCGATCCGTCGCTCAAGCCGACCACCGACTTCATGCTCGGCCAGCCCACCGCGCAGGGAGGTGTGCGATGAACCGCCTCGCCATGCTGTTCGCGCTGCCGCTGGCCTGCGCGCTCGCCGCGCCGGCCGCGTCCGCCCAGGACGTGCTGATCCGCAACGCCACCGTCCATACCGCGACCGAACGCGGCACCCTGCAGGGCACCGACGTGCTGGTGCAGGGTGGCCGCATCGCCGCGATCGGCAGCGGCCTGGCCGCGGGATCGGCGCAGGTGGTCGATGCCGGCGGTCAGCCGCTGACGCCGGCGCTGTTCGGCGGCATCACCGGCATCGGCATCGAGGAAGTCTCGGGCGAGGCGTCGACGCGGGATGCGTCGCTGGCCCTGGGCGAGAACGCCAAGGACATGACGGTGCGGCCGGAATTCGACGTCACCCTGGCCTACAACCCCGAATCGATCCTGCTGCCGGTCGCGCGGGTCGAAGGCATCGGCTTCACCTTGCTCACCGCCGGCAGCACGGCAGGCGGCTCGATCATCGGCGGCCAGGGCGCGGTGGTGCGACTGGACGGCAGCCCCGACCCGGCCGGGCCGAAGCTGCTGTTCGTCTCGCTCGGCGCCGGCGCGTCGAACCTCAGCGGTTCCTCGCGCGCAGGGCAGTGGATGCTGCTCGACCAGATGGTCGACGAGGCCCGCGGCCGACTGTCCGGCGACTCCGGCTTCGCCCTGCTGACGCCGGCCGGCCGGGCCACGCTCAAGCGTTACCTGGACGGCGACGGCCGCATCGTGGTCGAGATCGACCGCGCCGCGGACATCCGCCAGCTGTTGCGCTGGTCGCGCAGGCACTCGCTGAAGATCGCCATTTCCGGTGGCGCCGAGGCGTGGAAGCTCGCCTCCGAGCTCGCCGCCGCGGACGTGCCGGTGTTCGTCGATCCGCTGGTCAACCTGCCGGGGAATTTCGACCGCCTCGGCGCCACCCTGGAAAACGCGGCGCGGCTGCGCGCCGCCGGCGTCCAGGTCGGCTTCACCCAGTCGGGCGACGCCTCGCACAACGCGCGCAAGGTACGCCAGCTGGCCGGCAACGCGGTCGCCAACGGCCTGCCCTGGGAAGACGGCCTGGCCGGACTGACCCGCGTGCCGGCGCAGGCCTTCGGCGTCGGCGACCGGCTCGGCACGATCGCGGTGGGCCGCAGCGCCGACCTGGTGCTGTGGACCGGCGATCCGCTCGACGTCGCGCATACCGCGCGCCAGGTGTGGCTGGGCGGCCGTGCGATCCCGATGCGTTCGCGCCAGACCGAACTGCGCGACCGCTACCTGCGCGCCGAGCCCGCGGCGGAAGCCGGAGCGTTGCCGCGCGCATACCCGGCGCGGGTGGAATAGAAGCGCGCGCCGCGACCGGCGCACCGAACCACGGCGGCCCCGCGCGAAGCGGGGCCCGACCGCGGGGGCGCGCCGGGGCTTCTTCCGCCCTTCAGCCCGGCCCTGAGACAATCCGCGCAGGCACGCTGGCCCTGATGGGCCGTAGGAGGACGCATGCGCATCGGGATCGTCGTCGACTCGACCTGCGACCTGCCGCCCGCCTACCTGGCGTCGAACGACGTCGGGATCCTGCCGATCTCGGTCCGGATCGGCGACGAACTGCGGGTCGACTACCGCGACGAGGCCGACACCCTGGCCTTCCTGCATTCGCACATCGCCGAACGCGGCGCCAGCGCCGAGACCATTCCCTTCGGCGTCGAGCAGATCCGCGACCTGTTCCTGCAGCGCCTGGTGGTCGACTACGACCACGTGTTCTGCATCACCGTGACGAAGACGCGCAGCCAGATCTTCGAGAACGCGCAGCAGGCCAGCTACGCCATCCTCAACGACTACAGGCCGGTGCGTTCCGCCGCCGGCCACAACACCCCGTTCGCGCTGCGCGTGATCGATACCCAGAACCTGTTCTCGGCACAGGGCGTGCTGCCGGTGGAGGCGGTTCGCCTGCGCGCGGCCGGCGACGGCCCCGGCCGCATCCGCGCGCGCCTGGAGAACCTCGCGCTGCACACCTACGGCTACCTGGTGCCGCGCGACCTGTACTACATCCGCAACCGCGCCCGGCACAAGGGCGACCGCAGCGTCAGCCTGTTCAGCGCCGCGCTCGGCACCGCGCTCGACATCAAGCCGGTGCTGCGCGGCTGGCGCGGCGACACCGGGCCGGTGGCGAAGCTCAAGGGCTTCGACCCGGCGGTGCGCGCGTTGTTCGAGTTCGCCGCGCGGCGCGTGTCGGCCGGCCTGCTCACGCCGACGCTGTGCCTGTGCTACGGCGGCGAACTGGACGAGATGCGCGCGATGCCGGCCTACGAGGCGCTGCGCGCGGCCTGCGCCGACCGCAACATCGAGGTGTTCGAGAGCGTGATGAGCCTGACCGGCATGGTCAACGTCGGCAAGGGCGCGGTCTGCGTCGGCTTCGCCGCGGAACCGCACGAATTCGGCTGACACGCGGCGTCCACGCTGCCGGCTGCTAGCCTGAGCCCCTTCCCGCCGCAACGAGACGCCATGGCCATCCGTTACCACATCCGACTGCCCGAACCCGACAGGCTCGGCGCCAGCGGCGAATTCGCGTTCCGCTCGAAGGGCGCGGAAGGACTGGCCGAGGAACTGCAGGCCGCCCTGCGCAGCGATGCGCTGTTCCAGCGCTGGCGCGCGACCCAGGAGGACCCGGATGCGGTGGATCCGGCGCTGGGGGCGGTCGACCCTGCGGCGAAGGTAAGCGGCGAGCAGCACGACCTGCACATCGACCTCACCGCCGAGACCGCGATCGCGGGCAGCGTATTCAGGCAGCGCATGCGCCTGCTCGCCGGCAGCGGGTGGGAGCTGCGCAACGTCACCGCGGGTTGAGCGCTGGGCTCAGTGCGCGTCAGGCGGCCCGGTGCGTCTGGCCGGACGCACGGTAGTTGCACAGGTACGCCCGGCTCGCGTCGTCGACGAAGAATTCGTTCAGCGGCGCCTGCGCGCGCTTCCAGTCCGTCGGCGCCATACCCGCGAAGCGACGGAATTCGTGGTTGAAGTGCGCCTGGTCGTAGTATCCGCAGGCCAAGGCGATTTCAGCGAGCGGACGTCCCGCTCGCAGCGGCGGCAGGCTGCGCTGGAACCGGACCATGGACGCCAGCTGCTTCGGGCTCAGCCCCGTCAGGGCGCGGAAGCTGGCCTGCAGCTGCCGCGGTCCCACGCCGAGGTCCTCGCAGGCCTGCGACAGGCGGCCGTCGCCCGGACCGCGGAAGATCGCGGCCACGACCCGGTCGACCACCGCGAAGGCACGGCTGTCGCGACGCTTCTCGTGCAGGCGGGCACCGAGGAAGGCCTCCATCTCCGCGACGAAACGGTCGAAGCAGCGCGTGTCCTGGATCCGCGCTTCGACCGCATGGAACGCCGTACCGAACAGCAGGCGCACGTCGATCGACTGGTCGCGCAGCGTGTCGATCGGCTCGCGGGTGAACACCGAGAACCCGTGCGGATGGAACTTGATGCCGAAGTACAGCGGCTCGCCCTCGGTGACGACGTCGTACGGTCGCGTCATCTGGCCGATGAGTTCGGTCGCCGGATTGCGGTGGTAATCGACCCCGTTCCCGCTGCGCAGCACCGCGCCGCCCAGGTTGAAGACGATCTCCTGGCAACCGTCGGGAAAGGTCCGGTCCTGGAGCCGCTGCGGCACGGGCGAGCGCAGGCACCAGTAGCAGGCCACGAACGGCGCCAGCCGCCGCCCGGGCAGCGCCTCGACATACTGCAGGCCGACCGCGGGGGCTTGGGACACGCAGGCACCGGATGCGACGGGACCTAGCGATTGTAGACCGCCAGTTCGTACAGCGAATATCCCCATTGCGGCACCTTGCGCCGGTGCCCGAGCATGCGCACATGGCGCGCTTGCACAGTCGGAAACCGGATCTCGTCGTGCCCGCCGTCGCCGTCGGACTCGGTGAACACCGTGCGCCAGCCGCGCGCGGGATCGTCGCTGACCTGGATCTCGTAGCGGGTGGCGAACGCCTCGTCCCAGTGCAACGCGACCGTG contains:
- a CDS encoding aminotransferase class I/II-fold pyridoxal phosphate-dependent enzyme, which encodes MSAPSLPTRERLSEVRYEIRGELARRARELETQGRTLIKLNIGNPGAFGFRAPEHLQRAIADHIHQTDPYTHQQGLPEAREAIAAHHVARGTPYASPERVFVGNGVSELIDISLRALLNPGDEVLVPSPDYPLWSAATILNDGRPVFYRCHEGNGFLPDPVEIEALVSARTRAIVLINPNNPTGANYPRELLERIVAIAARHNLLLLCDEIYDGVLYDDHAFVPVAPIAGDVPCLSFGGLSKVHRACGWRVGWAVLSGDPKRSAEFRHAMDLLGALRLCANVPGQFAIEAALTGADTITPLCRTGGRLYESRRAVIDACAASAHLKLVAPAGALYAFPGVVGDAAQGFDDHAFALEMLEGEDVLIVPGGSFNVPYRNHFRVTLLPQPDVVREVFARIDRVLERRAQAHARVVPLKKKARPAA
- a CDS encoding SGNH/GDSL hydrolase family protein yields the protein MIDQPVSPQTRDAAPLRYLALGDSYTIGEGIDEAGRWPVQLARALRDDGIALADPLLVAATGWTTDELDAAIDVAAPSDTYDLVSLLIGVNNQYRGRGVGEFRAQFDALLARATGFAGDRAGRVLVLAIPDWGVTPFAIQSGRDRDAIAGDLDAFNAAAEEACAARGIAFVDIAPISRERGGEVEMLADDGLHPSAAMYAHWTRLALPVARRLLSAHG
- a CDS encoding class I SAM-dependent methyltransferase; the encoded protein is MDDHDVRPLDAATAKGIARAFLPQRTLGNRHDYYYTLAKLRTDPLYPGVLAALRGSRAPLLDLGCGLGLLAHALRGDGQAMPYVGVDIDAPKIEQARRIASRTGLADVAFDVVDLAAGYPPHAGSVAILDVLQFLTREQQATLLDAAIAMLVPGATLVMRAALDDGGARIRRTRAGDRFAALVGWMPDRPKHYPEVGELRARFDAAGLSADIRPWFGNTPFNNWLVVARLP
- a CDS encoding polysaccharide deacetylase family protein, translating into MDVPHRPPRHPHAWLPLLLLSQLLVAWAWWRWGWPLGLPLMLASHGICLWGVLAPNVALYGPVLSRLPTADRSVWLTIDDGPSDDTAAILDLLDAHGAKATFFLVGERAAARPGLVREIVARGHGIGNHSLTHPQARFWALGPRRMRAEIEGGQQALATITGTAPRWFRAVVGHANPFVSAPLHEAGLARVGWSARGFDALDGDVERVLGKIERDLAPGAIVLLHEGAAHGRNPGMIAQLLQRLDARGYRTVLPDP
- the grxD gene encoding Grx4 family monothiol glutaredoxin, with product MSLDPAVRARIDALLQANRAVLFMKGDPSAPQCGFSAKAVSALESLGAEFTHVNVLADPEIREGIKAYGDWPTIPQLYVDGDLVGGSDIIGQMVNSGELHTALGLPAPDRTPPSITITPAALKMLRQAIDDAGGEVALQVDIDRAFRTRLNLAPADADAVALDVEGVRVQFDLAGARRAEGMTIDFADDMRGKGLVIDNPNAPRPVSRISPAEADAKIRAGELLLVDVRPPEERAIASVPVPFRTFDDGRAAIEALPKDTAIAFLCHGGTRSGHAAEEFQALGFRNVHNVEGGIVAWSRTVDDSIPEY
- a CDS encoding DUF924 family protein, whose amino-acid sequence is MDNANGIPQVIAFWREAGYDRWFNGGAAFDGQCRERLLDAHFAAARREHDDWMESGEGALALLILLDQIPRNVFRGSAHAFATDPLALHYARRAVDAGLDAQVDAGLRAFVYLPFEHSEALDDQHRAVALFDALGDAGYAKYARAHLEVIERFGRFPHRNHVLGRINTPQEQAWLDAGGGF
- a CDS encoding AMP nucleosidase, whose product is MKDKQDIVGNWLPRYTGVPLEEFGEHILLTNFGGYLGHFSRLTGAQIVGTDRPMPSATADGITMINFGMGSPNAATMMDLLSAIGPKAVLFLGKCGGLKRKNQLGDLVLPIAAIRGEGTSNDYLLPEVPALPAFALQRAVSTMIRDLGHDYWTGTVFTTNRRVWEHDDAFKKRLRAMRCMAIDMETATIFAAGFANRIPSGALLLVSDQPMVPEGVKTEASDAIVSAEFVERHIQIGIEALRLIRRHGKSVRHLRFDE
- a CDS encoding amidohydrolase → MIRPLTAALCVALFAGCATTPSGDAPSPAAEARPGSGQEAYASTYRPIAAPPVLITGATVLTGDGRRLEGADVLMQDGRITAVGSGLTAGADAVRVDGNGKWVTPGLIDVHSHLGVYPSPGASAHSDGNEATAPVTAQVWAEHSVWPQDPGFGAALAGGVTALQILPGSANLVGGRGVTLKNVAATTAQGMKFPGAPHGLKMACGENPKRVYGQKGGPATRMGNVAGYRAAFIDAQDYARKRGKDAATKRDLKLETLAGAMDGDILVHIHCYRADEMAQMLDLAKEFDFKVAAFHHGVEAYKLADRLAADGVCGALWADWWGFKMEAFDGIQENIALVDRPANGCAIVHSDSDEGIQRLNQEAAKVMANARRAGIEIAPERAIRWITQNAAKSLGVLDRTGTLEAGKMADVVLWNGNPFSVYAHAEQVYVDGARLYDRADPSLKPTTDFMLGQPTAQGGVR